The genome window TCCGCAGCAGATCGGCGCCAGTGCTCATGCGCGCCCAATGCGCATCGAGGAAGCACGGCTTGCCCCCTACCACGCGGATGCTCTCGAAGAGGCCATCGCCGAAGTGGAATGCACGATTGTCCAGCCGGAGCACGGGCTCATCGGCCGGGTGCAGATCGCCGTTATGGTCCACCCATTCGGTCATGCGGGGCGAAGTTCGCGCTTCACGGCCACGCGCAGATCGCCGTTGGCAGGCACCAGCACCCCCCGAACGCCCGCTGATCCAGCAGCCTGCACATCGCGCTCGCGGTCTCCGATCATCACCGAACGCGCAGGGTCGATGCCAAGGCGGGCCACGGCCCTCTCCAGAAGCAAGCTCCCGGGCTTGCGGCACAAGCATTTGCCCTTCGAGGGGTGGTGCGGGCAGTACAGGACCAGGTCGATTCGCGCGCCTGAAGCGGCCAATTCGGATTCCAAACGCTCGTGGAGGGCCGAAACTTCGGCGTGCCCATACAATCCCAGCCCGATCCCGCTCTGGTTCGTGATCACGGCCACGGCATAGCCAGCATCCGAAGCGGACCGCACCGCCTCGGCCACTCCAGGCAACAGCTCGAAATCGGCCATGCGCCAAGTGTGCTCCCCGCGCTCGCGGTTGATCACGCCATCACG of Flavobacteriales bacterium contains these proteins:
- a CDS encoding HAD family hydrolase is translated as MSLRPGFFLDRDGVINRERGEHTWRMADFELLPGVAEAVRSASDAGYAVAVITNQSGIGLGLYGHAEVSALHERLESELAASGARIDLVLYCPHHPSKGKCLCRKPGSLLLERAVARLGIDPARSVMIGDRERDVQAAGSAGVRGVLVPANGDLRVAVKRELRPA